In one Xylanivirga thermophila genomic region, the following are encoded:
- a CDS encoding ABC transporter permease, whose product MKRYILKRILYAIITLFVISTLTFILANRLPGKPFIGTKPIPKAIQENLNKKYGLDQPVYVRYVKYMKNVLKGDLGMSMLQPNRSVKGIIKDNFPVSASLGLRALIFAVIAGLLLGIVASTHRGKAWDNVAMVIAVIGVSVPSFIIGGIIQYIFSVKWRILPVAGWGEFKQTILPSFSLGLGTLALMARMMRTSMLDVLSQDYIKTAKAKGLSNRAVVWRHTIRNAILPVVTILGPLVAGITTGTFVVENIFGIPGLGVHFVNSVNQSDYTLIMGLTLFYAIILITMNLIVDILYGVIDPRITLAKKKE is encoded by the coding sequence TTGAAACGGTACATTCTAAAGCGTATATTATATGCAATAATTACTTTATTTGTTATTTCAACCCTTACCTTTATACTTGCAAACAGGCTCCCCGGCAAGCCTTTTATCGGCACAAAACCTATACCAAAGGCTATTCAGGAAAACTTGAATAAGAAATATGGATTGGATCAGCCGGTATATGTGCGATATGTCAAGTATATGAAAAATGTATTGAAGGGTGACTTGGGCATGTCCATGCTTCAACCTAATAGAAGTGTAAAGGGGATAATAAAGGATAATTTTCCTGTTTCAGCATCTTTAGGTCTACGTGCACTTATATTTGCTGTGATAGCAGGATTGCTTCTGGGTATTGTAGCCTCTACACACAGGGGAAAGGCTTGGGATAATGTTGCTATGGTAATAGCAGTTATTGGTGTTTCAGTGCCTAGCTTTATAATAGGCGGTATAATACAGTATATATTTAGTGTTAAATGGAGGATATTGCCAGTAGCGGGATGGGGTGAATTTAAACAGACCATATTACCTTCATTTTCATTGGGACTTGGTACTTTGGCTCTGATGGCACGCATGATGCGTACTAGTATGTTAGATGTATTAAGTCAGGACTATATAAAAACTGCAAAGGCCAAAGGACTGTCTAATAGAGCTGTAGTATGGAGACATACAATAAGAAATGCCATTTTACCTGTTGTTACTATACTAGGTCCATTGGTTGCAGGAATAACGACAGGTACTTTTGTAGTGGAGAATATATTCGGTATTCCGGGATTGGGTGTGCACTTTGTAAATAGTGTTAACCAAAGTGATTATACACTCATAATGGGACTTACTTTGTTTTATGCAATTATATTAATTACTATGAATCTTATAGTTGATATTTTATATGGCGTTATAGACCCAAGAATAACACTTGCCAAAAAGAAGGAGTGA
- a CDS encoding ABC transporter substrate-binding protein, protein MKRSAKIMALLLVLTMCMSLALVGCGKQDDTQKDQNNKTEDNNSSEKTEENYDELVAKLPTLKILTDDSDVAKRDTQVYQQMWEKNLGVKVEIESTTFQNRIQRMNDMDYEICLAGWGPDYNDPMTFMDLWVTDGPQNQTAYSNPKYDELIDKAKHSADNDERMDLMVEAEKILMEDMPIGPIYFRYMDYIKNPAVKNEVRRFIGANLDLYWAEVEGRKDINLNLSSEPPQLDPQLSQDATSFQIQNAVFEGLIRMDKDNKPTPGMAKDWKVSDDGMKWTFNIRDDAKWSNGDPVTAHDFEYAWKRALDPETASPYSYILYPIKNAESYNTNGGATADEVGVKAVDDKTLEVELELPTPYFDTLTAFNTYMPCNEKFFKEQGGKYAAEAKNLIYNGPWVIDEWNHESKIVLKKNPNYWNKDAINIDTVNYVMIKDSNTSLNMFKTGELDITGVRGDQRESVKSEGHEIYNFSDGSSWYLQFNTNNEVLKNAKIRKALTYALERENYVKNILRNDSKVALGYVPPVMPGKSGFFRDEVGDLFQDAQIEEAKKLLIEGIKELGLDK, encoded by the coding sequence TTGAAGCGAAGTGCAAAAATCATGGCGTTGCTGTTGGTTTTAACCATGTGCATGAGTTTGGCATTGGTTGGCTGTGGCAAGCAAGATGATACTCAAAAGGATCAAAACAATAAAACAGAGGATAATAACTCCTCAGAAAAAACTGAGGAAAATTACGATGAGTTAGTAGCAAAATTGCCTACATTAAAGATATTGACTGATGATAGTGATGTGGCTAAGCGTGATACACAGGTTTATCAGCAGATGTGGGAAAAGAATCTTGGAGTAAAAGTAGAGATAGAATCTACGACATTCCAGAATCGTATACAACGTATGAATGATATGGATTATGAGATATGTCTTGCTGGTTGGGGACCAGACTATAATGACCCTATGACTTTTATGGATCTTTGGGTAACTGACGGACCTCAGAACCAGACAGCTTACAGCAATCCTAAATATGATGAGCTTATAGATAAGGCAAAACATAGTGCTGACAATGATGAACGTATGGATTTAATGGTCGAAGCAGAAAAAATACTTATGGAAGATATGCCCATAGGTCCTATATATTTTAGATATATGGATTATATCAAAAATCCTGCTGTAAAGAATGAAGTAAGACGTTTTATAGGTGCCAATCTCGATCTTTACTGGGCTGAGGTAGAAGGTAGAAAAGATATAAATTTAAATCTTAGTTCAGAGCCACCTCAGTTAGATCCCCAACTTTCTCAGGATGCCACATCTTTCCAGATACAGAATGCTGTATTTGAGGGATTGATACGTATGGATAAGGATAATAAGCCTACTCCAGGCATGGCTAAGGATTGGAAGGTATCCGATGATGGTATGAAATGGACGTTCAATATAAGGGATGATGCAAAATGGAGCAATGGTGATCCTGTAACTGCCCATGACTTTGAATATGCATGGAAAAGGGCACTTGATCCTGAAACGGCATCCCCATACTCATACATCCTTTATCCTATAAAGAATGCCGAATCCTATAATACAAATGGTGGAGCTACTGCTGATGAAGTAGGGGTAAAAGCTGTTGATGACAAGACTTTGGAAGTAGAGCTTGAATTACCTACACCATACTTTGATACATTGACTGCATTTAATACCTATATGCCCTGCAATGAGAAGTTCTTCAAGGAACAGGGTGGCAAATATGCAGCAGAAGCTAAAAATCTTATATATAACGGTCCATGGGTAATAGATGAATGGAATCATGAATCAAAGATTGTTTTAAAGAAGAACCCTAATTACTGGAATAAGGATGCAATAAATATTGATACTGTAAATTATGTAATGATAAAGGATAGTAATACTTCACTTAATATGTTTAAAACTGGTGAATTGGATATAACAGGTGTAAGGGGAGACCAGAGGGAAAGCGTTAAGAGTGAAGGGCATGAAATTTATAACTTTTCAGATGGTTCTTCATGGTATCTACAGTTTAATACTAATAATGAAGTACTAAAGAATGCAAAGATACGTAAGGCTTTGACATATGCCCTTGAGAGGGAAAATTACGTGAAGAATATCCTGCGTAATGATTCTAAGGTGGCATTAGGATATGTACCCCCTGTTATGCCAGGAAAATCCGGATTTTTCCGTGATGAAGTAGGCGATTTATTTCAGGATGCCCAGATAGAAGAAGCTAAGAAACTTCTTATTGAAGGAATAAAGGAACTTGGACTGGACAAATAG
- a CDS encoding ABC transporter permease — protein sequence MDIAHSEKILRPSMTYWQDAWRRLKSNKAAMFSLCVLAAMILMAIIGPHMLPYKFSDQDYAAVFSPPSSEHWFGTDDLGRDLFVRVWMGARVSLRIGFFAALIDIVVGMIYGGISGYFGGKVDNIMMRIVDILYAIPYMIIVILLMIVLEPGEFTLILAMSITGWVGTARLVRGQILQLKNQEFVLAAQALGASPWRIITKHLFPNILGVMIVQMTMDIPGAIFSEAFLSYIGLGIKLPNASWGSLASDGIRQVVERPWMLAFPAIMICLTMLSFNILGDGLRDALDPKLRS from the coding sequence ATGGATATAGCCCACAGTGAAAAAATATTAAGGCCTAGTATGACATACTGGCAAGATGCATGGAGAAGATTAAAATCCAACAAGGCAGCAATGTTTTCTTTATGTGTATTGGCTGCCATGATATTGATGGCTATTATAGGTCCCCATATGCTACCTTACAAGTTTTCAGATCAGGATTATGCTGCTGTGTTCAGCCCTCCTAGTTCAGAGCACTGGTTTGGAACAGATGATCTTGGTCGAGATCTGTTTGTTAGAGTTTGGATGGGAGCTAGAGTATCCCTTCGTATAGGCTTTTTTGCCGCGTTGATCGATATAGTGGTGGGTATGATATATGGTGGTATATCAGGTTACTTTGGAGGTAAGGTTGATAATATAATGATGCGTATAGTTGATATACTGTATGCTATTCCCTATATGATAATAGTTATTCTCTTGATGATAGTATTAGAACCAGGTGAATTTACCCTTATTTTGGCCATGTCAATAACTGGCTGGGTGGGTACGGCAAGACTGGTGAGGGGTCAGATACTACAGCTTAAAAATCAGGAATTTGTATTAGCTGCCCAGGCATTAGGTGCAAGTCCTTGGAGGATAATAACCAAGCATCTATTTCCAAATATTTTGGGAGTTATGATAGTGCAGATGACCATGGATATCCCTGGAGCGATATTCAGTGAGGCCTTTTTGAGCTATATTGGTTTGGGTATAAAACTTCCCAATGCAAGTTGGGGTAGTTTGGCTAGTGATGGCATCAGACAAGTAGTGGAGCGTCCGTGGATGCTTGCATTCCCTGCTATAATGATATGCTTGACCATGCTTTCATTTAATATACTAGGCGATGGGTTAAGGGATGCCCTTGATCCAAAGTTACGGAGTTAG